In the Streptobacillus moniliformis DSM 12112 genome, one interval contains:
- a CDS encoding ABC transporter ATP-binding protein — translation MAEVILKKVEKQYPNGFKAVHGIDLEIRDGEFMVFVGPSGCAKSTTLRMIAGLEDITGGEIYIGDKLVNDVPPKDRGIAMVFQNYALYPHMSVYENMAFGLKLKKTPKEEIDRRVKEAAEKLEITELLDRKPKEMSGGQRQRVALGRAIVREPKVFLFDEPLSNLDAKLRVSMRVRITQLHKELKTTMIYVTHDQVEAMTMGDRITVLKLGRIMQVDTPLNLYHRPANKFVAGFIGSPTMNLLEGELVRREERTFIDIEGALIELHPSKAEKVKGYIGKRVIFGIRPENISTTKEESTYTQIGEVSVVEQMGNEEYIYFKLSGKQMTCRMNVDGISETSKQGKELFYFDTSKAHIFDIDTEENISL, via the coding sequence ATGGCAGAAGTAATATTAAAGAAAGTTGAGAAACAATATCCGAATGGATTTAAGGCAGTACATGGGATAGATCTTGAGATAAGAGATGGAGAGTTCATGGTATTTGTAGGACCATCAGGATGTGCAAAATCAACGACATTAAGAATGATAGCAGGATTAGAAGATATTACAGGAGGAGAAATATATATAGGAGATAAACTAGTAAATGATGTACCACCAAAAGATAGAGGAATAGCAATGGTATTTCAAAACTATGCCCTATATCCCCATATGAGTGTATATGAGAATATGGCATTTGGATTAAAGCTAAAGAAGACTCCAAAGGAAGAAATAGATAGAAGAGTAAAAGAAGCAGCAGAGAAATTAGAGATAACAGAACTATTAGATAGAAAACCAAAAGAGATGTCAGGAGGACAAAGACAGAGGGTAGCATTAGGTAGAGCAATAGTAAGAGAACCAAAAGTATTCTTATTTGATGAACCTTTGTCAAATTTAGATGCAAAGTTAAGAGTGTCAATGCGTGTAAGGATAACACAGTTACATAAGGAGTTAAAGACTACAATGATATATGTAACACATGATCAGGTAGAGGCAATGACAATGGGAGATAGGATAACAGTATTAAAGCTTGGAAGAATAATGCAGGTAGATACACCATTAAACCTATATCATAGACCAGCAAATAAATTTGTTGCAGGATTTATAGGATCACCGACAATGAATTTATTAGAGGGAGAATTAGTAAGAAGAGAAGAAAGAACATTTATAGATATAGAAGGAGCATTAATAGAGTTACATCCAAGTAAGGCAGAAAAGGTAAAAGGGTATATAGGAAAGAGGGTAATATTTGGGATAAGACCAGAGAATATATCAACAACTAAGGAAGAGAGTACATATACACAGATAGGAGAAGTATCAGTAGTAGAACAGATGGGAAATGAGGAGTATATATACTTTAAGTTATCAGGTAAGCAGATGACATGTAGGATGAATGTAGATGGAATAAGTGAAACAAGTAAGCAAGGAAAAGAGTTATTTTACTTTGATACAAGTAAGGCACATATATTTGATATAGATACAGAAGAAAATATAAGTTTGTAG
- the kduI gene encoding 5-dehydro-4-deoxy-D-glucuronate isomerase — translation MKLDVRYSVHPRDMKKYDSQELRENFLIEEVFVEDMVNLIYSHDDRMITGGVKPVNKEVVLGEVKALGTEFFLQRREIGLINVGGKGKVIIDGTIYEMNKKDGLYIGMGNKEIIFTSDNKENPAKYYIVSAPAHKEYPIVKIDIDKANPVKLGALETSNERTIYKYVDPSVCQSCQLLMGMTILEKGSIWNTMPVHTHDRRMETYFYFDMEENTRVFHLLGEPNETRHLVMKNEQATISPSWSIHAGAGTGSYTFIWSMAGENQNYADMDVVPMSNLK, via the coding sequence ATGAAATTAGATGTTAGATATTCAGTACATCCAAGAGATATGAAAAAATATGATAGTCAAGAATTAAGAGAAAACTTTTTAATAGAAGAAGTATTTGTTGAAGATATGGTAAATTTAATTTACTCACATGATGATAGAATGATTACAGGTGGAGTAAAGCCAGTAAATAAGGAAGTTGTTTTAGGAGAAGTTAAAGCATTAGGAACAGAATTTTTCTTGCAAAGAAGAGAAATAGGTTTAATTAATGTTGGTGGTAAAGGTAAAGTTATAATAGATGGAACTATTTATGAAATGAACAAGAAAGACGGGCTATATATAGGAATGGGGAATAAGGAAATTATATTTACCTCTGATAATAAAGAAAATCCTGCTAAATATTATATAGTTTCTGCCCCAGCCCACAAAGAATACCCTATAGTTAAAATAGATATAGATAAGGCAAATCCTGTGAAATTAGGAGCATTAGAAACTTCTAATGAAAGAACTATATATAAATATGTTGATCCTTCAGTTTGTCAGTCTTGCCAGTTATTAATGGGTATGACTATACTTGAAAAAGGAAGCATATGGAATACTATGCCAGTACATACACATGATAGAAGAATGGAAACATATTTCTATTTTGATATGGAAGAAAATACTAGAGTATTCCACCTTTTAGGTGAACCTAACGAAACTAGACATTTAGTAATGAAGAATGAACAAGCTACAATTTCGCCTTCATGGTCTATACATGCAGGAGCAGGAACAGGAAGTTACACATTTATTTGGTCTATGGCCGGAGAAAATCAAAATTATGCTGATATGGATGTAGTTCCTATGAGCAATTTAAAATAG
- a CDS encoding sugar kinase, with amino-acid sequence MKKVLLVGEAMMLLMAEEGKDLSSVEKYLTGISGAELNVCVGLTRLGFYCEYLTKLGNDPFGEKIQKFLKKENIGMKYVEIDSENKTGLQLKSKVENGDPLTFYFRKGSAASKISKLDIEKIDIDEFDLIHITGIPLALSADLREAIIHLIEKAKSKGKYITFDPNLRPTIWENEETMIRVINDVSKRVDLILPGINEAEILLKKDNIDEIVEEYRNMGINNIVLKEGEKGSHYYTKDKHYFMPSFKVNEVIDTVGAGDGFAVGIISSILDNVSPEAMLERANAIGAIQVGYRSDNEGLPNREKLDEFIKNKK; translated from the coding sequence ATGAAAAAAGTATTATTAGTTGGTGAAGCTATGATGCTTCTTATGGCTGAAGAAGGAAAAGATTTATCATCTGTTGAAAAATATTTAACAGGAATATCAGGAGCAGAACTTAATGTATGTGTAGGTTTAACACGACTTGGATTTTATTGTGAGTATTTAACTAAACTAGGAAATGATCCTTTTGGAGAAAAAATACAAAAATTTCTTAAAAAAGAAAATATAGGAATGAAATATGTTGAAATAGATAGTGAGAATAAAACTGGACTACAATTAAAATCTAAGGTTGAAAATGGAGATCCCTTAACATTCTATTTTAGAAAAGGGTCTGCTGCAAGTAAAATATCTAAGTTAGATATTGAAAAAATAGATATAGATGAATTTGATTTAATACATATTACAGGAATACCCTTAGCATTATCAGCTGATTTAAGAGAAGCTATAATACACTTAATAGAAAAAGCTAAAAGTAAAGGTAAATATATTACATTTGACCCTAATTTAAGACCAACTATATGGGAAAATGAAGAAACTATGATAAGAGTAATTAATGATGTTTCTAAAAGGGTAGATTTAATACTTCCAGGTATAAATGAGGCTGAAATATTATTAAAAAAAGATAATATTGATGAAATAGTAGAAGAATATAGGAATATGGGGATAAATAATATAGTATTAAAAGAAGGAGAAAAAGGGTCTCATTATTACACTAAAGATAAACATTACTTTATGCCTAGCTTTAAGGTAAATGAAGTTATAGATACTGTAGGTGCTGGAGATGGTTTTGCAGTTGGAATAATATCAAGCATATTAGATAATGTATCACCAGAAGCTATGCTTGAGAGAGCAAATGCTATCGGAGCAATACAGGTAGGTTATAGGAGTGATAATGAGGGTCTTCCTAATAGAGAAAAATTAGATGAATTTATTAAAAATAAGAAATAG
- a CDS encoding carbohydrate ABC transporter permease produces MKIRISTDEKIFNVINYFLLTIFAIIFLYPIVYVFSASFSNPFLLETGQVTLFPKGFTLASFIAAFKTTGIWRAYANTIFITVVGTFVSMLFTISGAYVLSKPDLKFRKAIIMLVIVTMWFDPGMIPKYLNFRDLGMINSYSGIIVGFAINTFNVIILKSFFESVPRSLEESARIDGASQFKIMTNIYLPLSTSAITTVSLFYAISRWNGYFWTMILLRDDAKAPLQVFVKKLIVDKFSSGEAAQLITPESLTSPQSIIYAIIVISILPMLIAYPFIQRFFRKGVTLGAVKG; encoded by the coding sequence ATGAAGATAAGAATAAGTACAGATGAAAAAATATTTAATGTAATAAACTATTTTTTATTAACTATTTTTGCAATTATTTTCCTATATCCAATAGTATATGTATTTTCTGCATCTTTTAGTAATCCATTTTTACTAGAAACAGGGCAGGTTACATTATTTCCTAAAGGATTTACATTAGCATCATTTATAGCAGCTTTTAAAACTACAGGAATATGGAGAGCTTACGCAAATACAATATTCATAACTGTAGTAGGAACATTTGTGAGTATGCTATTTACTATTAGTGGAGCTTATGTATTATCTAAACCTGATTTAAAGTTTAGAAAAGCTATAATCATGCTTGTAATAGTAACTATGTGGTTTGACCCAGGTATGATACCTAAATATTTAAATTTTAGAGATTTAGGTATGATAAATAGTTATTCAGGTATAATAGTAGGGTTTGCAATTAATACATTTAATGTAATAATACTTAAATCTTTTTTTGAAAGTGTACCTAGATCTTTAGAAGAATCAGCGAGGATAGATGGGGCAAGTCAATTTAAAATAATGACAAATATTTATTTACCTCTATCAACTTCAGCAATTACAACAGTTTCACTGTTTTATGCTATATCTCGTTGGAATGGATATTTCTGGACTATGATACTTTTAAGAGATGATGCTAAAGCACCTTTACAAGTATTTGTAAAAAAATTAATAGTAGATAAGTTTTCTAGTGGTGAGGCAGCACAATTAATAACTCCAGAGAGTTTAACATCACCACAATCAATAATATATGCAATAATAGTAATTTCAATATTACCAATGTTAATTGCATATCCATTTATACAAAGATTTTTTAGAAAAGGGGTAACACTAGGAGCAGTAAAAGGATAA
- a CDS encoding ABC transporter permease, whose protein sequence is MKKFNRDQISLYLIMLPFIIWYMLFMFKPMYGLLIAFKDYSVFKGIASSPWVGLKHFKVFLTSPEFYRTLKNTLMLNVYSLLIEFPLAILIALMLNEVKNKVFRAFVQTASFIPYFIAIVIAAGITINMLSPNTGVINIILQKLGFEKIYFLIKPEYFRGIFVGLNSWKNTGFNAIIYIAALTAVDEQLYEAAKIDGASKLQQLINITIPSIMPTIIVMLILKIGSMLSVAFETVLLLYQPATYETADVISTYVYRTGVINQDFGLATAVGLFNAIIAMLLVYTANTVSKKVSNLGIW, encoded by the coding sequence ATGAAAAAATTTAATAGAGATCAAATATCACTATATTTAATAATGCTCCCTTTCATTATTTGGTATATGCTATTTATGTTTAAGCCTATGTATGGATTATTAATAGCGTTTAAAGATTATAGTGTATTTAAAGGAATAGCCAGTAGTCCTTGGGTAGGGCTAAAACATTTTAAAGTATTTTTAACATCACCAGAGTTTTATAGAACTTTAAAAAATACTCTCATGTTAAATGTATACTCATTATTAATAGAATTTCCTTTAGCAATATTAATAGCACTTATGCTAAATGAGGTTAAAAATAAAGTTTTTAGAGCTTTTGTACAAACAGCTTCATTTATACCATATTTCATAGCTATTGTTATTGCAGCAGGTATAACAATAAATATGTTATCTCCAAATACAGGAGTAATAAATATAATATTACAAAAACTTGGATTTGAAAAAATATATTTCTTAATTAAACCAGAATACTTTAGAGGAATATTTGTAGGATTAAATTCATGGAAAAATACTGGATTTAATGCAATTATATATATAGCAGCATTAACTGCTGTAGATGAACAACTTTATGAAGCAGCCAAAATTGATGGAGCATCAAAATTACAACAATTAATAAATATTACTATACCAAGCATAATGCCAACGATAATAGTAATGTTAATCTTAAAAATAGGTTCTATGTTAAGTGTAGCATTTGAAACAGTATTATTACTTTATCAACCAGCCACTTATGAAACAGCAGATGTAATAAGTACTTATGTTTATAGAACTGGAGTAATAAATCAAGATTTTGGTTTAGCAACAGCAGTAGGATTATTTAATGCAATAATAGCTATGCTTTTAGTATATACAGCAAACACTGTCAGTAAAAAAGTTTCAAATTTAGGAATATGGTAG
- a CDS encoding polysaccharide lyase family 8 super-sandwich domain-containing protein — protein sequence MYELLLKRREYLIGNFKDLPLNKRKQIEEIQEKNIEKLEYLENLNIAEVKLKYNNILELAKAYNQVGNVRYRDEKIKVIILKTLKLLRITYYNLSSVEKVNWWQWEIGIPLLLNDIFILMNEKDFDFEKEENLKTSIYFQKDPRYSGNNPVATHPSKKPFRISTGGNRVDTVKVSLFRSILLNNEEELKLALNSLPEVWKCREKINRIETDTQRDGFYNDGSFIQHGSLAYNGTYGNVLLQGIGEILYVIGDSKYLKYLGDIYSLKDIILNSYKPFMYKGSFPDMLNGRAITRENSSDKTIGHMLLNSIMLISCGLNDEELKNLVASEILKYEDYSYFDKELSPFMYDLVKKNIHNRKKEEYGKIIKVSNIMNRVFIKDDKKAIAIAGHSENISNYESINGENTKGWYTGDGMIYLYTSDVTYTNYWNNSDTRYMSGTTEVYEDLNGINTSQILNVNMSSAKIVKAIEKDNKMIFFMEFENHNKSLKMYKSYVYTGKKLICLNTNIDTKEKIYTTIDNRLYKEKPKIVMEDKRILINDLIFNIITDHKFNFDIKESEFGYFVKIWIEHKYNENLYYEIIFEYDDKTSLIEDNKENIIIRNGNEKYLINTKEKEVLRFE from the coding sequence ATGTATGAGTTATTATTAAAAAGAAGAGAGTATTTAATAGGAAATTTTAAGGATTTACCATTAAATAAGAGAAAACAAATAGAAGAAATACAAGAGAAAAATATAGAAAAATTAGAATATTTAGAAAATTTAAACATAGCTGAGGTAAAGTTAAAATACAATAATATATTAGAACTTGCTAAGGCATATAATCAGGTTGGAAATGTTAGATATAGGGATGAAAAAATTAAAGTCATTATACTTAAAACATTAAAATTATTAAGAATAACTTACTATAACCTATCATCAGTAGAGAAAGTAAATTGGTGGCAATGGGAAATAGGAATACCTTTATTACTAAATGATATATTTATATTAATGAATGAAAAAGATTTTGATTTTGAAAAAGAAGAAAATTTAAAAACTAGTATATATTTTCAAAAAGATCCAAGGTATTCAGGTAATAATCCTGTGGCGACACACCCAAGTAAAAAGCCTTTTAGAATATCTACGGGTGGAAATAGAGTTGATACAGTTAAAGTATCATTATTTCGATCCATATTATTAAATAATGAAGAGGAATTGAAACTTGCTCTTAATTCACTTCCAGAAGTTTGGAAATGTAGAGAAAAAATAAATAGGATAGAAACCGATACACAAAGAGATGGCTTCTATAATGACGGCTCATTTATTCAACATGGAAGTTTAGCTTACAATGGAACATATGGTAATGTCTTATTACAAGGTATAGGAGAAATACTTTATGTTATAGGGGATAGTAAATATTTAAAATATCTTGGAGATATATATAGCTTGAAAGATATAATACTTAATAGCTATAAGCCATTTATGTATAAAGGTTCATTCCCTGATATGTTAAATGGTAGAGCTATTACAAGAGAAAATTCATCTGATAAAACTATAGGGCATATGTTATTAAATTCTATAATGCTAATATCATGTGGTTTAAATGATGAAGAATTAAAAAATTTAGTTGCAAGTGAAATATTAAAATATGAGGATTATTCATATTTTGATAAAGAACTTTCACCTTTTATGTATGATTTAGTTAAAAAAAATATACATAATAGGAAAAAAGAAGAATATGGAAAGATAATAAAAGTCAGTAATATTATGAATAGGGTCTTTATTAAAGATGACAAAAAGGCTATAGCTATTGCAGGTCATAGTGAAAATATATCAAATTATGAAAGCATTAATGGTGAAAATACAAAAGGTTGGTATACAGGAGATGGGATGATATATCTCTACACTAGTGATGTAACATATACCAATTATTGGAATAATTCCGACACGCGATATATGTCAGGAACTACAGAAGTTTATGAAGATTTAAATGGTATAAATACATCACAGATTTTAAATGTGAATATGAGTAGTGCCAAGATAGTTAAAGCCATAGAAAAAGATAATAAGATGATATTTTTTATGGAATTTGAAAATCATAATAAGAGTTTAAAAATGTATAAATCATATGTATATACAGGTAAGAAACTTATTTGTTTAAACACAAATATTGATACAAAAGAAAAGATATATACAACAATTGACAATAGGCTATATAAAGAAAAACCTAAAATTGTAATGGAAGATAAAAGGATATTAATTAATGATTTAATATTTAATATAATTACAGATCATAAATTTAATTTTGATATAAAAGAAAGTGAATTTGGATATTTTGTAAAAATATGGATAGAACATAAATATAATGAAAATTTGTATTATGAAATAATATTTGAATATGATGATAAAACATCACTAATAGAGGATAATAAAGAAAATATAATAATAAGAAATGGTAATGAAAAATATTTAATAAATACAAAAGAGAAAGAGGTGTTGAGATTTGAATAA
- the kduD gene encoding 2-dehydro-3-deoxy-D-gluconate 5-dehydrogenase KduD, producing MNKFLTEMFSLDGKVAIVTGGNTGLGLAYSKALMEAGADLLISTFDDNVSEVIEEANRLGKKVVFVKGDLTKKEIREEIVKQAIDEFGKIDILVNNAGTIRRAPLLEYSEEDWNAVMDINLNALYFLSQRVAKVMVEQGYGKIVNIASMLSFQGGKFVPPYTASKHGVMGLTRAFANELAEKNIQINAIAPGYIKTANTQPIRDDVKRNQEILNRIPAGRWGETDDLMGAVVFLSSKASDYINGHVLAVDGAWLSR from the coding sequence TTGAATAAATTTTTAACTGAGATGTTTTCACTAGATGGAAAAGTAGCTATAGTTACTGGTGGAAATACAGGACTTGGATTAGCTTATTCAAAAGCTTTAATGGAAGCAGGAGCAGATTTATTAATATCTACTTTTGATGATAATGTAAGTGAAGTTATAGAAGAAGCTAATAGATTAGGAAAAAAAGTAGTATTTGTAAAAGGAGATCTAACTAAGAAAGAAATTAGAGAAGAAATAGTAAAACAAGCTATTGATGAGTTTGGCAAAATAGACATACTTGTTAATAATGCAGGAACTATAAGACGTGCTCCTCTTTTAGAATATAGTGAAGAAGATTGGAATGCAGTTATGGATATTAATTTAAATGCACTATACTTCTTATCTCAAAGAGTAGCAAAGGTTATGGTAGAACAAGGATATGGAAAAATAGTTAATATAGCCTCAATGCTTTCATTCCAAGGAGGGAAATTTGTTCCACCATATACAGCAAGTAAACATGGTGTAATGGGACTTACAAGAGCGTTTGCAAATGAACTTGCAGAAAAAAATATACAAATTAATGCAATTGCACCAGGGTATATTAAAACAGCTAATACACAACCAATAAGAGATGATGTTAAAAGAAATCAAGAAATTTTAAATAGAATACCTGCTGGTAGATGGGGAGAAACTGATGATTTAATGGGTGCTGTAGTATTTTTATCATCTAAGGCATCAGACTATATCAATGGACATGTACTAGCAGTAGATGGTGCATGGTTATCAAGATAA
- a CDS encoding extracellular solute-binding protein produces MKKLLALGLLGLVLASCGKKEETTTGPKETTIFAMHLGKALDPNLPVFVKAEKDTNIKLVNVASQNQTDQIQAYNLMLTEGKLPDIVSYELSADLENLGIEGGLIPLEDLINQHAPNLKKFFEENPRYKKDAVAVDGHIYMIPNYYDYFNIKVSQGYFIRQDWLEKLGLKEPRTVDELYTTLKAFREKDPNGNGKKDEVPFFVRANNVRKVLTSLVDLFKASPIWYEENGMVKYGPAQKEFKHAIKELSKWYKEGLIDEEIFTRGLESRDYLLSNNLGGATDDWIASTSSYNRNLADKIPGFNLKLVLPYELNGNAKTRHARTTYLGGWGISKDAKDPVSLIKYFDYWYSVEGRRLWNFGIEGSEYTLVDGKPVFTDKVLKNPDGKTPLAVLREVGAQYRLGAFQDAQYELGWASESAKAGYKYYMDNDVVLDELPILKYTKEKSKEFVSIDTAMRAVVEEKAQQWILGSGDIDKEWDAYIKRLENLGLSKAEQIQNEAFKNFNK; encoded by the coding sequence ATGAAAAAATTATTAGCATTAGGACTTTTAGGACTAGTATTAGCAAGTTGTGGTAAAAAAGAAGAAACTACAACAGGACCAAAAGAAACAACAATATTTGCAATGCATTTAGGTAAAGCATTAGATCCAAATCTACCTGTGTTTGTAAAAGCTGAGAAAGATACTAATATCAAATTAGTTAATGTTGCTTCTCAAAATCAAACAGATCAAATTCAAGCATATAATTTAATGCTTACAGAAGGTAAATTACCTGATATAGTTTCATATGAATTATCAGCTGATTTAGAAAATTTAGGTATAGAAGGTGGATTAATACCACTTGAGGATCTAATAAACCAACATGCACCAAATTTAAAGAAATTTTTTGAAGAAAATCCAAGATATAAGAAGGATGCAGTTGCAGTTGATGGTCATATATACATGATTCCTAACTACTATGATTACTTTAATATAAAAGTTTCTCAAGGATATTTTATTAGACAAGATTGGTTAGAAAAATTAGGATTAAAAGAACCAAGAACAGTAGATGAACTATACACTACATTAAAAGCATTTAGAGAAAAAGATCCAAATGGAAATGGTAAAAAAGATGAAGTTCCATTTTTTGTAAGAGCTAATAATGTTAGAAAAGTTTTAACTTCATTAGTAGATTTATTTAAAGCCTCACCTATATGGTATGAAGAAAATGGAATGGTTAAATATGGACCTGCACAAAAAGAATTTAAACATGCAATTAAAGAATTATCTAAATGGTATAAAGAAGGATTAATAGATGAAGAAATTTTCACAAGAGGATTAGAAAGTAGAGATTACTTATTATCAAATAACTTAGGTGGAGCAACAGATGACTGGATAGCTTCAACTAGTTCATATAACAGAAATTTAGCAGATAAAATTCCAGGATTTAATCTTAAATTAGTTCTTCCTTATGAATTAAATGGTAATGCTAAAACAAGACATGCTAGAACTACATATTTAGGTGGTTGGGGAATATCTAAAGATGCAAAAGATCCAGTTTCATTAATTAAATACTTTGATTACTGGTATTCAGTTGAAGGTAGAAGATTATGGAATTTTGGTATAGAAGGTTCAGAATATACATTAGTTGATGGTAAACCAGTATTTACAGATAAAGTACTTAAAAATCCTGATGGTAAAACTCCTTTAGCAGTTCTTAGAGAAGTTGGAGCACAATATAGATTAGGAGCATTCCAAGATGCACAATATGAATTAGGATGGGCTTCTGAAAGTGCGAAAGCAGGATACAAATACTACATGGATAATGATGTTGTATTAGATGAATTACCTATACTTAAATATACTAAAGAAAAATCAAAAGAATTTGTTTCTATAGATACAGCTATGAGAGCAGTTGTTGAAGAAAAAGCTCAACAATGGATTTTAGGTTCTGGAGATATAGACAAAGAATGGGATGCATATATTAAGAGATTAGAAAATTTAGGATTATCTAAAGCTGAACAAATTCAAAATGAAGCATTCAAGAATTTTAATAAATAA
- a CDS encoding bifunctional 2-keto-4-hydroxyglutarate aldolase/2-keto-3-deoxy-6-phosphogluconate aldolase, translating into MKDEILKIVEKEKLVAVIRGKDDEDAYLISKKVIEGGIKIIELTFSTPFVENTIERLSKENIDGVIIGAGTVLDDITARIAIMKGAKFIVSPHLDIEISKICNRYNVAYLPGCMSVTEIVKAMESGVDVVKLFPGDLLGPSFIKNIKGPLPYAKMMPSGGVSIDNMDKWLEAGAYALGIGSALTRYISTKGYDSVKEETEKFYKKYNEVIDNLNN; encoded by the coding sequence ATGAAAGATGAGATTTTAAAAATAGTAGAAAAAGAAAAACTAGTAGCAGTAATAAGAGGGAAAGATGATGAAGATGCTTACTTAATATCAAAGAAAGTAATAGAAGGTGGAATAAAGATAATAGAGCTTACTTTTTCAACACCTTTTGTAGAAAATACTATAGAGAGATTAAGTAAAGAGAATATAGATGGAGTAATAATAGGAGCAGGAACAGTACTTGATGATATAACAGCTAGAATAGCTATAATGAAGGGAGCAAAATTTATAGTATCCCCACATTTAGATATAGAGATATCAAAAATTTGTAATAGATATAATGTGGCATATTTACCAGGCTGTATGTCAGTAACAGAGATAGTAAAAGCTATGGAAAGTGGAGTAGATGTAGTAAAACTATTCCCTGGTGATTTATTAGGACCAAGCTTTATAAAAAACATAAAGGGTCCACTTCCTTATGCAAAGATGATGCCCTCAGGTGGAGTAAGTATAGATAATATGGATAAATGGTTAGAGGCAGGAGCGTATGCCTTAGGTATAGGAAGTGCATTAACAAGATATATATCTACAAAGGGATATGATAGTGTTAAAGAGGAAACAGAAAAATTCTATAAAAAATATAATGAGGTTATTGACAACTTAAATAATTAA
- a CDS encoding LacI family DNA-binding transcriptional regulator, translating into MKKTIIEVAKHAGVSKTTISRYLNGKYEFMSADTRERIAKSIKELDYVPNGMARSLKNKQSKIIGCMIADIGNQFSSYIFKGISEICQKNGYRVLVTEISNNEEDEIEAIESLISYNIDGLIINTSGSNDDYLINLVKDKKIPVVLADRSIHQRNIIDTVTINNHDITCEAMRHIYANGYEEVAFFSYELSNNIRELRHSAYVESLENIFGIKEDITYIYEEKDEEKLRVKILNFFNRNNKRKAIFCMNGKVLLEVLQSIKKLGFDIEDDDIGICSFDDWGWAELVNKEGVTTISQESYKCGVKCAELMLERIKNMEKPIEYIELPARLIQRGSTKNRSKK; encoded by the coding sequence ATGAAAAAGACAATAATAGAAGTTGCCAAACATGCTGGGGTATCTAAGACAACGATTTCAAGATATTTAAATGGTAAGTATGAATTTATGTCAGCAGATACAAGAGAAAGAATTGCAAAAAGCATTAAAGAACTTGATTATGTTCCTAATGGTATGGCAAGGAGTTTGAAAAATAAGCAAAGTAAAATAATAGGTTGTATGATAGCTGATATAGGTAACCAATTTTCGAGCTATATTTTCAAAGGAATATCTGAAATATGTCAAAAAAATGGTTATAGGGTTTTGGTTACAGAAATAAGTAATAATGAGGAAGATGAAATAGAGGCAATAGAGTCTTTAATATCATATAACATAGATGGGTTAATAATTAATACATCAGGAAGTAATGATGATTATTTAATAAATTTAGTTAAAGATAAAAAAATTCCTGTAGTTTTAGCTGATAGAAGTATACATCAAAGAAATATAATAGACACAGTTACAATAAATAATCATGATATTACATGTGAGGCTATGAGGCATATATATGCTAATGGTTATGAAGAAGTTGCTTTCTTTAGTTATGAACTAAGTAATAATATACGTGAATTAAGACATAGTGCATATGTAGAATCTCTTGAAAACATTTTTGGAATAAAAGAGGATATTACATATATTTATGAAGAAAAAGATGAAGAAAAATTAAGAGTTAAGATACTTAATTTTTTTAATAGAAATAATAAAAGAAAAGCAATATTTTGTATGAATGGTAAGGTATTGTTAGAAGTATTGCAAAGTATTAAGAAATTAGGATTTGATATAGAAGATGATGATATAGGGATATGTAGTTTTGATGATTGGGGTTGGGCAGAACTGGTAAATAAGGAAGGGGTTACAACAATAAGTCAAGAATCATATAAATGTGGAGTTAAATGTGCAGAATTAATGTTAGAAAGAATAAAAAATATGGAAAAACCTATAGAATATATAGAATTACCAGCTAGGTTAATACAAAGAGGATCTACAAAGAATAGGAGTAAAAAATGA